The Dermacentor silvarum isolate Dsil-2018 chromosome 3, BIME_Dsil_1.4, whole genome shotgun sequence region TCCCTTCAGAAGACGCTGCTATCGACATCATCGGGTCAAATGTCATTAAGTTTGTACGTGTAGCAGCTCggccgaaaaaaatgtcattcaggaacttaaggccttaactgctaaatgccattttccgtgcccgtgtggcacgggtattagtccggtttaaacgtagtcgcaaagattcccccacccggtccccattgaaccccatgtattggctgaccgcttaagccgtagtcgcttgTTGCATTACATACGGTTAGTACGtaccattttctttatttttatatgTTCACGGGCAGAAAATCGCCAAAATTTCAGTGGCGACGACAGGAGTTGCCGATCGAAGCgcgcaaaagcatggccttcgagattggtaaACTACAATTGTCAGCGTAGTGACGTCACAACATGGCCACGTCGACGTATTTTTTGTTCGTACGGTTGTTGCCGATCAAAGGGCGCaaaagcgtggccttcgagattagcttctGGTAGCCCGCAGGAGCTGAGGGTAGGGGAATTCGCTGTCACTTTGGAATCCAATCCAAGCATCGTAACGGCTCAAACGCCacgtttctttattcttttctttcattctccCGTGTCCACCAGTGCTAACGGCAGTGGTGGTGTGCTTTTGCGTAGTGTTGTGTGCTTTTACAACGTTCTTTTGCGCGGcgtgtccttctttttttttgcatgtttggTGTGCGTATTGTGCGATTTAATTTGCACGTGAAGACTATTATGCCGTATCACGTTTTGAGTGTAAAGGAAAAACTGGAAATCATTCGCACCATTGAAAATGGAGCGAAGAAATCTGCGGTAGCCCGTGAGAAGAACTTGCCTCTGACGACTGTGTGCGGAATATGGAACGCTCGCGAAAAGTTGCGGGGCGGCTCAGGCAGCAATCTGAAGAGGTGCCGCATCAGAGACTCTGCTTTTCCCGAAGTAGAAAAGGCCCTGCTGCTTTGGTTGAAGAAGGCGCGTAGCATGAACCTGCCAGTCAGTGGACCCCTTCTGGCTGAGAAAGCGCTAACTTTCGCAGCTCAGCTGAATTGCACCGGTTTTGCCTGCAGCAACGGCTGGTTGTCGAGATTTAAAGCTCGCTACAGCATAGTGGGGAAAGCTGTTTGCGGTGAGGCTGCTGCAGCGGACAAAGAAGGCGCTGATGAGTGGCAGCACAACGAATTGCAGGAAGCCTTGGCAGCCTACGATGCCGCCGACATTTTCAATTTTGATGAGTCGGCACTTTTCTACTGCCTGCTTTCGGACAGGACATTGGCATTTAAGAATGAAAAGTGCACCGGCGGGAAACATGCCAAAAATCGGGTATCGGTCGCTTTCGGCGTCAACATGACCGGTAGTGAGAAGCTGCCACTGATGGTGATCGGCAGGTACGGAAAACCGCGTTGCTTCAAAGGCGCCCGTTTGCCATCCGATGTCATTTACAAGCACAACAAAAAGGCGTGGATGACTGCTCAGCTGTTCGAGGAGTATGTGCGCCAGCTGGACCGCCGTTTTGCTGCCAAGAAAAGGAATGTCCTGATCGTTCTCGACAATGCGTCGGCGCATGTCGATTTGGACAACCTGACGGCAATTAAGCTGCTCTTTTTGCCCCCGAACACGACAGCGCTCGCCCAGCCCCTCGATCAGGGCATCATCCGCTCAGTGAAGCAGACGTACCGCAAAAATCTGCTACAGAGGATGTTGCTCGTTATGGATAGCGGCAAAACGTACACCATAGACCTACTGGGCGCTGTACACCTACTCGCGCACTCATGGAGGGAGGTCCAGCCGGCAACAATACAGAATTGTTTCGCGCGAGCGCAATTCAAAATACttgaaggcgacgacgacgcggacggtgaagacgccgaggactgcGAGAACCTTTTGGTTGAAGTGCTCGAGCGGCAAGGTGCAGCAGATGAGGAGGTGAACTTCGGCACCTTCCGAGATGTCGACGGCGACATGACCACCTCCCCGGACTTTTCAGACAGCGACATTGTTGCTGCCGTCGCACCTCGTCCAGCTTCAAGCGAAAGTGAGGAGGACAGCGATGTCGAAGTGGACGACGGCCCTTCACTATCCGACGCGGCGCGTGCTGTGGCAGTGATGCGAGCGTTCGCAGAGAAGCGAGGCCTAatggacaaactggctgctgGCCTTGCTGACttcgaagatgccgtcgtcgcGGCGAGACCACCACGGCGGCAAGTGAAAATAACTGACTTTTTGCTGCCTGCCAGTGAATAAAGCTagcgtgcctgtgtgtgcgtgagaGTGTGTTTGTGGGGATCGTGGCGTTCTTTTCTGGctggtaagtagccgctaaaccgGCACTGacggttaattcgtacatcgcTTAGTGCGTACCCAAACGTCATTCCCggccaactacgtattaacgaggtttgactgtaacaTGTCACTATTTGAGAGTGACATGCTACACGTGCACATGTGTATTTTTCCCGAAGAATGAAAATCACTTACACAATAGCTGTAAGTAAATTTCTTGTTGCGGGATTATGCAGCACTTGTTTAATTATTCTTGACCTCCCTAAAGAACAGCAGAAAAATTTGCTAAAAAATAGTAACCAAACAATTTTAATGCCGACATGGCACTTGTTAAACACTTAGAATGTGTTAGAGAGTGAATAACTGTTCCAACGTTACaatgcacaacaaaaacaaatgcCGCGGTAATAGCGACGCTGCGATTGAGCGCAGTAATGTAAAGGAGCACGAACGCTCTCATGCCTATAGTTCCGAAGCACTAGTTTACACCAGTTCTTTGTATAGTTTTGTCCTCCACTTTtagattttcttttgttttgcataCTGGCACATTCTCATACTAAGATGTAATAGTGCAGTAGATTAAAGCTATGATCGTTTTCTTGTGATCTTCGAGTAATAATTAAACATGTTAACGTAGCAACAGTGAAGTAGTATTTTTATTGCCTATGGCCCGGGATAAACAACAGCTTTGAGGATAGAGATCAATATGGTGCCTGAAATATTGCACAAACATACGCACACACATATTGTGGGTATACGTGACTCTCAcccgtcccctgatgttttccccacatggctcccgtctcctgtaatccggattcgccgcgtagctttacggtggcgaagttgcggtgcattacgagagatggcgcgagtgtcgggCTGCTAACGCCTCCTAACGGCAGATTTATTTGggcgcaaaaggaagaaggcgcttGTCTCTTGGCTTGGGGGTCGGCGAGCAGCACGCACGGACTGTTCGCACGTGTGCCGGCCCAATTCGCAGGACTgtcccgagaaggcttaggagcaggacaccggtattgacgatgatgatgatgatgtatggggtttcttggcgcaagggccacataTGGCCTACACGTGGCCATACACGTGGTGATGAGTTTCAAATGAATTGTTTATGAGATATAGGAATGTACTGCGAGATGGTGGATCTtgaatggctgtaaataggcaTAACatcagtcgctgtaaattgcgtaaaatatgtaactattaaaatgatgacagtgaccgGAGATGAGGGAAATGCCCATGGATAGTTTGTtctcaagtgatgtcacaaaacATGTACGTGAGAGTAGCACCGgtgcctcaacaggacccttgaacgcaagggctgagaggcacgtgctctacaataatgctgtcgcagcagcagcctctgaagagaggatgtgctacgaatgcaGGGGCTGATGACTCTCAG contains the following coding sequences:
- the LOC119445009 gene encoding tigger transposable element-derived protein 4, with product MPYHVLSVKEKLEIIRTIENGAKKSAVAREKNLPLTTVCGIWNAREKLRGGSGSNLKRCRIRDSAFPEVEKALLLWLKKARSMNLPVSGPLLAEKALTFAAQLNCTGFACSNGWLSRFKARYSIVGKAVCGEAAAADKEGADEWQHNELQEALAAYDAADIFNFDESALFYCLLSDRTLAFKNEKCTGGKHAKNRVSVAFGVNMTGSEKLPLMVIGRYGKPRCFKGARLPSDVIYKHNKKAWMTAQLFEEYVRQLDRRFAAKKRNVLIVLDNASAHVDLDNLTAIKLLFLPPNTTALAQPLDQGIIRSVKQTYRKNLLQRMLLVMDSGKTYTIDLLGAVHLLAHSWREVQPATIQNCFARAQFKILEGDDDADGEDAEDCENLLVEVLERQGAADEEVNFGTFRDVDGDMTTSPDFSDSDIVAAVAPRPASSESEEDSDVEVDDGPSLSDAARAVAVMRAFAEKRGLMDKLAAGLADFEDAVVAARPPRRQVKITDFLLPASE